A part of Paroedura picta isolate Pp20150507F chromosome 7, Ppicta_v3.0, whole genome shotgun sequence genomic DNA contains:
- the PELO gene encoding protein pelota homolog, whose amino-acid sequence MKLVRKDIEKDNAGQVTLIPEEAEDMWHAYNLLQVGDSLRASTFRKVQTESSTGSVGSNRIRTTLTLCVESIDFDSQACQLRVKGTNIQENEYVKMGAYHTIELEPNRQFTLAKKQWDSVVLDRIEQACDPAWSADVAAVVMQEGLAHICLVTPSMTLTRAKIEVNIPRKRRGNCSQHDRALERFYEQVMQAIQRHISFDIVKCVLVASPGFVREQFCDYMFQQAVKTDNKLLLENRSKFLQVHSSSGHKYALKEALCDPAVTSRLADTKAAGEVKALDDFYKMLQHEPDRAFYGLKHVEKANEAMAIDTLLISDELFRHQDVPTRSRYVKLVDSVRENMGTVRIFSSLHVSGEQLGQLTGVAAILRFPVAELSDQEEESSSEED is encoded by the exons ATGAAGCTGGTGCGGAAGGACATTGAAAAGGACAATGCGGGGCAAGTGACCCTGATCCCCGAAGAGGCTGAGGACATGTGGCACGCCTACAACCTGCTGCAGGTGGGTGACAGCTTGCGCGCTTCCACCTTCCGCAAGGTGCAGACCGAGTCTTCCACCGGCAGCGTGGGGAGCAACCGGATCCGCACCACACTCACACTGTGCGTGGAGTCCATCGACTTCGATTCGCAGGCGTGCCAGTTGCGTGTCAAAGGTACCAACATCCAGGAGAACGAGTATGTCAAGATGGGGGCTTATCACACCATCGAGCTGGAGCCCAACCGTCAGTTCACCTTGGCAAAGAAGCAGTGGGACAGCGTGGTGCTGGACAGGATCGAGCAGGCCTGTGATCCAGCATGGAGTGCTGATGTGGCAGCAGTGGTGATGCAGGAAGGGCTGGCCCACATCTGTCTGGTGACCCCCAGCATGACCCTGACCCGAGCCAAGATCGAGGTGAACATCCCTAGAAAGCGGAGAGGAAACTGCAGTCAGCATGACCGAGCCTTGGAGCGATTTTATGAGCAGGTGATGCAAGCGATTCAGCGCCACATCTCCTTTGATATTGTGAAGTGTGTGCTTGTGGCCAGCCCAGGCTTTGTGAGGGAGCAGTTCTGCGACTACATGTTTCAGCAAGCAGTGAAGACTGACAACAAACTGTTGCTGGAGAATCGCTCAAAGTTCTTGCAG GTACACTCTTCTTCTGGACATAAATATGCATTGAAAGAAGCTCTGTGTGACCCAGCTGTGACTAGTCGACTTGCAGATACTAAAGCTGCTGGTGAAGTCAAAGCTTTAGATGATTTCTACAAGATGCTACAACATGAGCCTGACCGGGCTTTTTATGGTCTCAAGCATGTGGAAAAAGCCAATGAAGCCATGGCTATTGATACTTTACTGATCAGTGACGAACTCTTTAGGCATCAAGATGTACCTACGCGGAGTCGTTATGTCAAGCTAGTAGACAGCGTGCGAGAGAATATGGGTACTGTTCGCATCTTCTCTAGCCTTCACGTGTCTGGGGAGCAGCTTGGGCAACTTACAGGTGTGGCCGCCATCTTGCGTTTTCCTGTTGCTGAGCTTTCTGACCAGGAAGAAGAGTCTAGTTCTGAAGAAGATTGA